A part of Candidatus Desulfatibia profunda genomic DNA contains:
- a CDS encoding HAD-IA family hydrolase, with protein MKDIRAVAFDCDGVMFDTIQANMAYYNHILEHFGRPAMTPEQLAYSHMHTADQAIANLFEDKKSIEAAQAYRKKMSYLPFLRFMDMEPYLKPLLARLRPRYKTAVATNRSDTMDRVITEHGLDGCFDLVVSALDVDHPKPHPEPLIKVMEHFKINHDQLMYIGDSTLDETAARAAGAVFVAYKNKSLSAEFYIQSLKDMEGILLV; from the coding sequence ATGAAAGATATTAGAGCCGTTGCTTTTGACTGTGACGGTGTCATGTTTGATACGATACAGGCAAACATGGCGTATTATAACCACATACTGGAACATTTCGGCCGGCCGGCCATGACCCCTGAACAGCTTGCTTATTCCCATATGCACACCGCGGACCAGGCAATTGCCAATCTGTTTGAAGATAAAAAAAGCATTGAAGCCGCACAAGCCTATAGAAAAAAAATGAGCTATCTCCCCTTTTTGCGGTTCATGGATATGGAGCCCTACCTGAAGCCATTGTTGGCAAGACTCAGGCCCAGATACAAAACAGCCGTGGCCACCAACAGATCCGACACAATGGATCGGGTGATTACGGAGCACGGCCTTGACGGGTGTTTTGATCTGGTTGTCAGCGCCCTCGACGTGGATCACCCTAAACCCCACCCTGAACCGTTGATCAAGGTTATGGAACATTTTAAGATAAATCATGATCAATTAATGTATATCGGGGACTCAACCCTCGACGAGACGGCGGCAAGGGCGGCCGGCGCAGTCTTTGTGGCCTATAAAAACAAGTCGCTTTCAGCGGAGTTTTATATTCAGAGCTTAAAGGATATGGAAGGTATTCTTTTGGTTTAA
- a CDS encoding AMIN domain-containing protein, giving the protein MKRTAATLFLCMGLIGLANVVSAGDIDTVRARVFAWSRAWQSLDLDSYMSFYSPAFQSKGLDYKGWRERKAKVFQRSKRIKVEVSDLWVTVEGTCAVASFTQRYHDQIVSDVGEKTLELVNSGNAWQIVAEEWKPLAIPDRRTRGAKNAESKSLAESNSIVQKTHQDIQGFDVKESSTGKTVIKGITFRIENHLEKVFVSFNQYSIPRVLTIEGDKPRIVLDITNVSFWNGRSIIPVDGKLIRQIRTYLHRDSETLRIVLDLKPAQDYIIDQVFDKVKNIYCITVQ; this is encoded by the coding sequence ATGAAGAGAACAGCGGCCACCCTATTTTTATGTATGGGATTGATCGGTCTGGCAAACGTCGTATCGGCCGGTGATATCGATACGGTTCGTGCGAGAGTCTTCGCATGGAGCCGGGCCTGGCAAAGTCTGGATCTAGACAGTTACATGTCTTTCTACAGTCCGGCGTTTCAATCAAAGGGGCTCGACTATAAGGGTTGGCGGGAAAGGAAGGCGAAAGTCTTTCAACGATCCAAGCGCATCAAGGTGGAAGTATCCGATCTGTGGGTAACTGTCGAGGGAACGTGCGCCGTTGCCAGTTTCACCCAGCGGTACCACGACCAAATTGTTTCGGATGTTGGTGAAAAAACGCTGGAGCTGGTAAATTCCGGCAACGCTTGGCAGATCGTCGCAGAAGAATGGAAGCCGTTGGCCATACCCGACCGGAGGACGCGGGGAGCGAAGAACGCCGAAAGCAAAAGTTTAGCTGAATCCAATTCAATCGTTCAAAAAACCCATCAAGATATTCAGGGTTTTGATGTTAAAGAATCTTCGACCGGCAAAACCGTTATCAAAGGTATTACATTTCGAATTGAAAACCATTTGGAAAAGGTTTTTGTAAGCTTCAATCAATATTCCATCCCCAGAGTCCTGACGATTGAAGGGGATAAACCAAGAATAGTTCTTGATATTACAAACGTTTCTTTCTGGAATGGCCGGTCCATAATTCCCGTAGATGGAAAATTGATCCGACAGATACGAACCTATTTACATCGTGACAGTGAAACGCTGCGGATCGTGCTGGACCTAAAGCCCGCACAGGATTATATTATCGATCAAGTTTTTGATAAGGTAAAAAATATTTATTGTATCACCGTCCAATAA